A genomic region of Rhodanobacter sp. contains the following coding sequences:
- the istB_1 gene encoding IS21-like element ISRsp2 family helper ATPase IstB, with amino-acid sequence MLSDQQRAVSALKALKLGPMAARLEQWAKDPASLGRSHADCILALVDAQAQATATKRAQRFLAQADLPLTITLADIRPSATRGLPTQLLANLATGDWIQRGHTVLITGETQAGKTYLAAALAREAALQRVSVSYRRTPELLAECIMEKASGTWPAFLKRLGRMKLLVLDDFALEPADSKQSHALREILDLRRRHGSAVLIASPNAPEDWDGFFEDPTAAEAIFGRVLERSQHIALKRPTRLA; translated from the coding sequence ATGTTGAGCGATCAGCAGCGCGCCGTGTCGGCCCTGAAAGCCTTGAAGCTGGGCCCCATGGCGGCGCGCCTGGAACAGTGGGCCAAGGATCCGGCCAGCCTTGGCCGATCCCATGCCGACTGCATTCTGGCGCTGGTGGATGCCCAGGCCCAAGCCACCGCCACGAAGCGCGCCCAGCGCTTCCTGGCCCAAGCCGATCTACCGTTGACCATCACGCTGGCCGACATCAGGCCCAGTGCCACGCGCGGGTTGCCCACTCAGCTCCTGGCCAACCTGGCCACCGGGGATTGGATCCAGCGCGGCCACACGGTGCTGATCACCGGCGAAACCCAGGCTGGCAAAACCTATCTGGCCGCCGCCCTCGCACGGGAGGCCGCCTTGCAGCGTGTGTCCGTGTCCTACCGGCGCACGCCGGAACTCCTGGCCGAGTGCATCATGGAGAAGGCCAGCGGCACTTGGCCCGCGTTTCTGAAACGGCTGGGCCGGATGAAACTACTGGTGTTGGACGACTTTGCCCTGGAACCCGCTGACAGCAAGCAGAGCCATGCCTTGCGGGAAATCCTCGATCTGCGCCGACGCCATGGCAGTGCGGTCCTGATCGCCTCCCCGAATGCGCCGGAAGACTGGGATGGGTTCTTTGAGGACCCGACCGCCGCCGAGGCGATCTTTGGCCGCGTGCTCGAACGCTCCCAGCACATAGCCTTGAAGCGGCCTACGCGTCTGGCCTGA
- the istA gene encoding IS21-like element ISPsy14 family transposase, with the protein MQTYDVVRLILTTTLSDREIAASVGVSKTTVGRYRQLARAKALVWKNIAELGPLALQERLNRPRSGGRRKEVPDLSLLHDQLQAKGMTLQLLWEDYKRENPDTALCYSHLAAKLRRFRHTLPTVMRQHHVPGERVFVDYSGLRPYYLDATTGHKVPVELFVGVLGASSLMFAMCTATQQVPDFLRAHVAMFEYFGGLPQVLVPDNLKSAVTTAGKTPKIQRAYADLARHYGLAVLPTRPSHPRDKASVEAGVKFAQHRILARLRHQHFYSLDELNAAVAALLDEANGRAMAKDGVSRRQRFEQLERAALRPLPPEPYVYAEWLVVPTVPKDYHIPVAGHFYSVPHGLIGQRVEVRVTDDTVEVRHRQKTVAHHPRNPATGEHTTATAHQPEAHRAQAERTPDGMVAWAKEAGPHVLRFVRHQVNRAQPFQGLPACDKVRSLARKHGTAVLDRAAQATFELGSPKITTLKRVLDNQATAQEASTITVPRASHARGARYHTQRSEETPC; encoded by the coding sequence ATGCAAACCTACGATGTTGTTCGCCTGATCTTGACGACCACCCTGAGCGATCGGGAGATTGCCGCTTCTGTGGGCGTCTCGAAAACCACGGTGGGGCGCTATCGGCAGCTCGCCCGGGCGAAGGCATTGGTTTGGAAGAACATTGCAGAACTGGGGCCGCTGGCCTTGCAGGAACGGCTGAACCGCCCGCGCTCCGGGGGCCGCCGGAAGGAAGTGCCCGACCTGTCGCTGCTCCATGATCAGCTCCAAGCCAAGGGCATGACCCTTCAACTGCTCTGGGAGGACTACAAGCGGGAGAACCCCGACACGGCGTTGTGCTATTCGCACTTGGCGGCGAAGCTTCGGCGCTTCCGCCACACGTTGCCGACGGTGATGCGCCAGCACCATGTGCCGGGGGAGCGGGTGTTTGTGGATTACTCCGGGCTGCGGCCGTATTACCTCGATGCCACCACGGGCCACAAGGTGCCGGTGGAGCTGTTCGTCGGTGTGCTGGGCGCCAGCTCGTTGATGTTCGCCATGTGCACGGCCACGCAGCAGGTGCCCGACTTTCTCCGGGCCCACGTGGCGATGTTTGAATATTTCGGTGGCTTGCCGCAGGTGCTGGTGCCGGACAACCTGAAATCGGCGGTGACGACCGCCGGCAAGACCCCGAAGATCCAGCGTGCCTATGCCGACCTGGCCCGGCACTACGGTCTGGCGGTGTTGCCCACGCGTCCCTCGCACCCACGCGACAAAGCGTCAGTAGAAGCCGGGGTGAAGTTCGCTCAGCACCGCATCCTGGCGCGCCTGCGTCACCAACATTTCTACTCGCTGGACGAACTCAACGCCGCGGTGGCTGCCTTGCTGGATGAGGCCAACGGTCGCGCCATGGCCAAGGATGGGGTTAGCCGGCGCCAGCGTTTCGAGCAACTGGAACGCGCCGCGCTTCGACCCTTGCCGCCCGAGCCCTACGTCTACGCGGAATGGCTGGTGGTGCCGACGGTGCCCAAGGACTACCACATCCCCGTGGCAGGTCATTTCTATTCGGTGCCCCACGGTTTGATCGGACAGCGGGTGGAAGTCCGGGTGACCGACGACACGGTGGAGGTGCGCCACCGGCAGAAGACCGTGGCTCATCATCCCCGCAACCCTGCCACGGGCGAGCACACCACGGCCACTGCACACCAGCCAGAAGCTCACCGCGCGCAAGCCGAACGCACCCCGGATGGCATGGTGGCCTGGGCCAAGGAAGCCGGCCCGCACGTGCTTCGCTTCGTCCGCCACCAGGTCAACCGTGCCCAGCCGTTCCAAGGCTTGCCCGCCTGCGACAAGGTGCGGTCGCTGGCCCGCAAGCACGGCACGGCGGTGCTGGATCGGGCCGCCCAGGCCACCTTTGAACTGGGGTCGCCCAAGATCACGACGTTGAAGCGGGTGCTCGACAATCAGGCGACGGCTCAGGAAGCCTCGACCATCACCGTTCCACGCGCCTCCCACGCGCGCGGCGCCCGCTATCACACCCAGCGATCCGAGGAGACGCCATGTTGA
- the xerD_2 gene encoding site-specific tyrosine recombinase XerD has product MQKLDSAAADFIAHCRHAKALSPHTVRAYTQDLADFSSFAIQERSINTIRDSDVEQYLQGLNRRGLSPATIKRRLGCLKVFFRWLASTKAISDNPLEQFKLTIKQVRRLPRGISRMELRELVRVASSSTSLAPRCATDLGILLMATTGIRVAELVALRLGDIDTLDGQVRVHGKGSRERTVFVTNTDLLKRLKVHVTERLKASGIDGHLFVNQRGTQLTTAAFRSRVRKTCDASKVKRRVTPHMLRHTAATLLLEEGVDIRIVQRLLGHQSISTTEIYTHVADITLRKALIRVDLAKLLN; this is encoded by the coding sequence ATGCAGAAGCTTGACTCCGCCGCCGCAGACTTTATCGCCCACTGCAGGCACGCCAAAGCCCTTTCCCCACACACCGTACGGGCTTACACACAAGATCTCGCGGACTTCTCCTCATTCGCCATCCAGGAACGAAGCATCAATACGATCAGGGATTCGGACGTAGAGCAGTACCTTCAGGGCCTTAACCGGCGTGGACTCAGCCCTGCAACCATCAAACGACGACTGGGGTGTCTCAAGGTGTTCTTCCGGTGGCTCGCTTCAACCAAAGCCATTTCAGACAACCCACTTGAGCAATTCAAATTGACGATCAAACAAGTCCGCCGGCTCCCACGAGGTATCTCAAGAATGGAGCTCCGGGAACTCGTGCGTGTGGCATCCAGCTCAACTTCGCTGGCGCCCAGATGTGCAACGGACCTCGGGATTCTCTTGATGGCGACCACGGGCATCCGAGTTGCCGAACTCGTAGCGCTGAGACTTGGTGACATCGATACGCTCGACGGCCAGGTTCGAGTACATGGCAAAGGGAGTCGTGAGCGCACAGTCTTTGTAACGAACACTGACCTCCTTAAGAGATTGAAAGTGCATGTCACCGAACGTCTCAAGGCATCAGGTATCGATGGACATTTGTTCGTTAACCAGCGGGGCACCCAACTCACCACAGCCGCCTTTCGTTCCCGCGTTCGTAAAACTTGTGATGCATCGAAAGTCAAACGCCGTGTCACCCCACATATGCTCCGACACACGGCAGCCACCTTGCTCCTTGAGGAAGGGGTCGACATCCGCATCGTCCAACGCCTACTTGGTCACCAGAGTATCTCTACGACTGAGATATATACCCACGTGGCTGACATAACACTTCGCAAAGCTCTTATACGCGTGGACTTAGCCAAGCTCCTGAACTGA
- a CDS encoding hypothetical protein (frameshifted, insertion/deletion at around 1192498;~possible pseudo due to internal stop codon), which yields MINKGLSERCALRVAGMSASAYRYQAQPDRNVALRRRIVELAQRHKRYGVGMIHLKLRQEGGEPVNYKRVERLYREERLQVRRRKRKKVPVSERQPLCRPSAPNEVWSMDFVFDRTADARVLKCLTIVDDATHESVGIEVERAISGIGVTRVLDRLRLIRGLPKTIRTDNGKEFCGKAMVAWAHEHGVQLRLIEPGKPNQNAYIESFNGRLRDECLNEHWFPSLLHARTEIERWRREYNEERPKKALGGLTPAAYAKQLK from the coding sequence ATGATCAACAAGGGGCTGAGCGAGCGGTGCGCGTTGCGCGTGGCGGGCATGAGCGCCAGCGCGTACCGCTATCAGGCGCAGCCAGACCGCAATGTGGCGCTGCGGCGGCGGATCGTGGAGCTGGCGCAGCGACACAAGCGCTACGGCGTGGGGATGATCCACCTGAAGCTTCGGCAGGAGGGCGGCGAGCCGGTGAACTACAAGCGTGTGGAGCGGTTGTATCGGGAGGAGCGGCTGCAGGTGCGTCGGCGCAAGCGGAAGAAGGTGCCGGTGAGCGAGCGGCAGCCGCTGTGTCGTCCATCGGCGCCCAACGAGGTGTGGTCGATGGACTTCGTGTTCGATCGAACTGCCGACGCTCGCGTCCTCAAGTGCCTGACCATCGTCGACGACGCCACCCATGAATCGGTCGGCATCGAGGTCGAACGAGCCATCTCCGGGATCGGTGTGACGCGCGTGCTGGATCGCCTGAGGCTGATTCGCGGCTTGCCCAAGACGATCCGCACCGACAACGGCAAGGAGTTTTGCGGGAAGGCGATGGTCGCCTGGGCGCACGAACACGGTGTGCAGCTGCGCCTGATCGAACCGGGCAAACCGAACCAGAACGCCTACATCGAATCATTCAACGGTCGCCTGCGCGACGAATGCCTCAACGAACACTGGTTTCCCAGCCTGCTGCACGCCCGCACCGAGATCGAACGCTGGCGGCGGGAATACAACGAGGAGCGACCGAAGAAGGCGTTGGGCGGGCTGACACCGGCCGCCTACGCGAAGCAGTTAAAGTAA
- a CDS encoding hypothetical protein (frameshifted, insertion/deletion at around 1192504;~possible pseudo due to internal stop codon) encodes MSVPDAKRLKELETENTRLKKLLAEQMLENEVIKDVLRKKP; translated from the coding sequence ATGAGCGTGCCGGACGCCAAACGCCTGAAGGAGCTGGAGACGGAGAACACGCGGCTGAAGAAGCTGCTGGCCGAGCAGATGCTTGAGAACGAGGTGATCAAGGACGTCCTGCGAAAAAAACCGTAG
- the cfa gene encoding cyclopropane fatty acyl phospholipid synthase, whose product MNQDSLRQRADDLLHHADIRLDGDRPTDLRVHDDRLYARVFAHGSLGLGEAYMDGWWDADDLPGLMTKLLTSHLDEHLKTLDTLISHLKARFVNLQRGEHSFEVGKVHYDLGNDLFQAMLGKRLVYSCGYWAEAGNLDDAQAAKLDLVCRKLQLKPGQRVLDIGCGWGEALKFAAEHYGVEGVGVTISQQQAEFARELCHGLPVEIRLQDYHELDEPFDAVYSIGMFEHVGGKNYRAYFETVRRCLKEDGLSLLHTIGSNHAPARPDPWIEKYIFPNSMIPAASQVAAALEGLFVVEDWHNFGTDYDRTLTAWRANFDAAWPELSTRYDQRFRRMWHYYLAASTAIFRSRRDQLWQLVLSPHGVPGGMRVPR is encoded by the coding sequence ATGAACCAGGATTCGCTACGGCAACGCGCCGACGACCTTCTGCACCATGCCGACATCCGCCTCGACGGCGACCGGCCCACCGACCTGCGCGTGCACGACGACCGGCTCTACGCCCGCGTGTTCGCACACGGCTCGCTCGGCCTGGGCGAGGCCTACATGGACGGCTGGTGGGATGCCGACGACCTGCCCGGCCTGATGACGAAACTGCTCACCTCGCACCTGGACGAGCACCTCAAGACGCTGGACACCCTGATCTCCCACCTCAAGGCGCGTTTCGTCAACCTGCAGCGCGGCGAGCACAGCTTCGAGGTGGGCAAGGTGCACTACGACCTCGGCAACGACCTGTTCCAGGCCATGCTGGGCAAGCGGCTGGTGTACTCCTGCGGCTACTGGGCCGAGGCCGGCAACCTCGACGACGCGCAGGCCGCCAAACTCGACCTGGTATGCCGCAAGCTGCAGCTGAAGCCCGGCCAGCGCGTGCTCGACATCGGCTGCGGCTGGGGCGAGGCGCTGAAATTCGCGGCCGAACACTACGGCGTCGAAGGCGTGGGCGTCACCATCTCGCAGCAGCAGGCCGAATTCGCCCGCGAACTCTGCCATGGCCTGCCCGTCGAGATCCGCCTACAGGACTACCACGAGCTCGACGAGCCGTTCGACGCGGTCTACTCCATCGGCATGTTCGAGCACGTGGGCGGCAAGAACTACCGCGCCTACTTCGAAACCGTGCGGCGCTGCCTGAAAGAGGATGGTCTCTCCCTGCTACACACCATCGGCAGCAACCACGCGCCCGCGCGACCCGACCCGTGGATCGAGAAATACATCTTCCCCAACTCCATGATCCCCGCCGCCAGCCAGGTGGCGGCCGCGTTGGAAGGTCTGTTCGTGGTCGAGGACTGGCACAACTTCGGCACCGACTACGACCGCACCCTCACCGCCTGGCGCGCCAACTTCGACGCCGCCTGGCCGGAACTATCGACACGCTACGACCAACGCTTCCGCCGCATGTGGCACTACTACCTCGCCGCCTCGACCGCGATCTTCCGCAGCCGCCGCGACCAACTGTGGCAGTTGGTCCTGAGTCCGCATGGCGTGCCGGGGGGAATGCGCGTGCCGCGTTGA
- a CDS encoding DUF190 domain-containing protein, with protein sequence MSQETLIDGVYLRFYTHAHAQHDGLLLSEWLLEQAKKHKLGGGSVFRAIAGFGRHGVLHQEAFFELADDLPVKVEFLLREDGAQTLLDLVRQANVELVYAREPVQLGVLAKD encoded by the coding sequence ATGAGCCAAGAGACCTTGATCGACGGCGTTTACCTGCGCTTCTACACACACGCCCACGCCCAGCACGACGGATTGCTGCTGTCCGAATGGCTGCTGGAGCAGGCCAAGAAGCACAAGCTCGGCGGCGGCTCGGTGTTCCGCGCCATCGCCGGCTTCGGCCGCCACGGCGTGCTGCACCAGGAGGCCTTCTTCGAACTGGCCGACGACCTACCGGTGAAGGTGGAATTCCTGTTGCGCGAAGACGGGGCCCAGACCCTGCTCGACCTTGTCCGCCAGGCCAACGTGGAACTGGTCTATGCCCGCGAACCCGTGCAACTGGGCGTTCTCGCCAAGGACTGA
- the crcB_1 gene encoding fluoride efflux transporter CrcB, with translation MNFSAFLAIALGGFAGSWVRWILGVLLNHLFPTLPPGTLAANLLGGFIMGCMMGIFEHFQSLPAALRLFVLTGFLGSLTTFSTFSAEADTLLLHGQYLWFGLHIAAHLIGSLGLTLLGIFLTHGLLRRPTPTQKESAR, from the coding sequence GTGAATTTCTCTGCCTTCCTGGCCATCGCCCTCGGTGGTTTCGCCGGTAGCTGGGTGCGCTGGATACTGGGCGTACTGCTCAACCATCTGTTCCCGACGCTACCGCCGGGCACCTTGGCCGCCAACCTGCTCGGCGGTTTCATCATGGGATGCATGATGGGTATCTTCGAGCACTTCCAGTCCCTGCCTGCGGCCTTGAGGCTGTTCGTGCTCACCGGCTTCCTCGGCAGCCTGACCACCTTCTCCACGTTCTCGGCCGAGGCCGACACCTTGCTCCTGCACGGACAATACCTGTGGTTCGGCCTGCACATCGCGGCCCACCTGATCGGCTCCCTCGGCCTGACCCTGCTCGGCATTTTCCTCACCCACGGCCTGCTACGCCGCCCCACCCCCACCCAGAAGGAATCCGCGCGATGA
- the crcB_2 gene encoding fluoride efflux transporter CrcB — MFGCWLRWILGMRLNPIFPTLPLGTLAANLLGGFMMGGVMGLFAHWHTAPHALSLFVGTGFLGGLTTFSTFSAEANTLLLRRQPLWMGIHIAAHLVGTLAMTLLGIALVHGVLH; from the coding sequence ATGTTCGGATGCTGGCTGCGCTGGATCCTCGGCATGCGGTTGAACCCGATCTTCCCAACCTTGCCGTTGGGCACCCTCGCCGCCAACCTGCTGGGCGGCTTCATGATGGGTGGCGTCATGGGCCTGTTCGCGCACTGGCACACGGCACCTCACGCGCTGAGCCTGTTCGTGGGTACCGGCTTCCTCGGCGGCCTCACCACCTTCTCGACCTTTTCGGCCGAGGCCAACACCTTGCTGCTGCGCAGGCAGCCCCTGTGGATGGGCATCCACATCGCAGCGCACCTGGTCGGCACACTCGCCATGACCCTGCTGGGCATCGCGCTAGTCCACGGCGTACTCCATTGA
- a CDS encoding DUF2235 domain-containing protein: MSTRRLIALFDGTWNKPESNTNVERLRRLIAPRDAAGAEQRVEYIPGVGVAPGMPHVLGGAFGYGLSGNVKDGYRWLCRQWQPGDEIWLFGFSRGAYTARSLGGLIRKCGLLRRDDRGGIGEKAIEAAYAFYRDTQIKPGDAEAMAWRAARSDETDIHFIGVWDTVGSLGIPDTAAWFPFARSRYEFHDTELSYIVKHAYQALALDEHRADFAPTKWTRNPEMLAPGERPTDKKAEQIEVEQRWFVGAHADVGGGYDHDGAGRAPDPLPDIALAWLQHKAMAAGLACNGLCVPAPDADLGVPRDSYGEFMGGLYKLFKPPYDRVIGGGVNETVDASVWKHAGHADYRSPSLQQALRDDVIAAPPGVA; this comes from the coding sequence ATGAGCACGCGTCGATTGATCGCACTGTTCGACGGCACGTGGAACAAGCCGGAATCGAACACCAACGTGGAACGCCTGCGCCGGCTGATCGCGCCGCGCGATGCGGCCGGCGCCGAGCAGCGGGTCGAATACATCCCCGGCGTGGGCGTGGCCCCCGGCATGCCCCACGTGCTGGGCGGCGCGTTCGGCTACGGCCTGTCCGGCAACGTGAAGGACGGCTACCGCTGGCTGTGCCGGCAATGGCAACCCGGCGACGAGATCTGGCTGTTCGGCTTCAGCCGCGGCGCCTACACCGCGCGCAGCCTGGGCGGCCTGATCCGCAAATGCGGCCTGCTGCGCCGCGACGACCGTGGCGGCATCGGCGAGAAGGCCATCGAGGCCGCCTACGCGTTCTACCGCGACACCCAGATCAAACCCGGCGATGCCGAGGCGATGGCCTGGCGCGCCGCGCGCTCGGACGAAACGGACATCCATTTCATCGGCGTGTGGGACACCGTGGGCTCGCTCGGCATACCGGATACCGCGGCGTGGTTTCCGTTCGCCCGCTCGCGGTACGAGTTCCACGACACCGAGCTGAGCTACATCGTCAAGCACGCCTACCAGGCGCTGGCGCTGGACGAACACCGCGCCGACTTCGCACCCACCAAGTGGACGCGCAACCCGGAGATGCTCGCGCCCGGTGAACGGCCCACCGACAAGAAGGCCGAACAGATCGAGGTCGAGCAACGCTGGTTCGTGGGCGCGCACGCCGACGTGGGCGGCGGCTACGACCACGACGGCGCCGGCCGCGCGCCCGATCCGCTGCCCGACATCGCACTGGCCTGGCTGCAGCACAAGGCGATGGCGGCCGGACTCGCCTGCAACGGACTGTGCGTGCCGGCGCCCGATGCCGACCTCGGCGTGCCGCGCGACTCCTACGGCGAGTTCATGGGCGGGCTCTACAAGCTGTTCAAGCCGCCCTACGACCGCGTGATCGGCGGCGGCGTCAACGAGACGGTGGATGCATCGGTATGGAAACACGCCGGGCATGCCGACTACCGTTCGCCCTCGCTGCAGCAGGCGCTGCGCGACGACGTGATCGCGGCACCGCCGGGCGTCGCCTGA
- a CDS encoding DUF885 domain-containing protein produces MKLPSRIACAMALALPFGATAFAAQTAPARTAAADHAFTQLADRYFDTYYFPSNPSTATSDGFHAWDGKLEDYSRAGVDANVKALRQWEARVSAVDPQTLGEFVQGDRTLLLNNIRSTLLTLETIKPWQKNPDTYSSGITSSAFTLMERKFAPPETRLRALIAREKQMPAALADAHRNLDNPPAIYTQIALEQLPGLVSFFQHDVPEAFADVRDADLKQQFAASNGAVIQALQDYQHWMQSDLLPRSHGDFRLGAQTYRDKLKYDEMVTLPLARLIAIDTADMRANQQQFAKVAHELDPGKTPQQVLAELAADHPAPDQLLGVFRDSLGKLVAFIRQRQIITLPSDVLPIVEETPPFMRATTFASMDTPGPYETVAKEAYLNVTLPDPSWDKRHTDEFMAQFSYPVINSVATHEAYPGHYVQFLWMHRLHDRVRKLLGANTNVEGWAHYCEQMMLDEGLAQYLYPHDRRQQLLLRLGQLQDALLRNARFIVGIKLHTGQMTMDQAVDFFVSEGYQSRAVGEVETKRGTSDPTYLYYTLGKLEIQKLRADVEKQQGKNFNLQRFHDTFMQQGFAPIAIVRKAMLGNDSPVL; encoded by the coding sequence ATGAAACTGCCCAGCCGGATCGCCTGCGCCATGGCCCTTGCCTTGCCGTTCGGCGCCACCGCCTTCGCCGCGCAGACTGCGCCGGCCCGCACCGCGGCGGCCGACCACGCCTTCACCCAGCTGGCCGACCGCTACTTCGACACCTACTACTTCCCCAGCAATCCCAGCACCGCCACCTCCGACGGCTTCCATGCATGGGACGGCAAACTGGAGGACTATTCGCGCGCCGGCGTGGACGCCAATGTCAAGGCGCTGCGGCAGTGGGAGGCGCGCGTGTCGGCCGTCGATCCGCAGACGCTGGGCGAATTCGTGCAGGGCGACCGCACGCTGCTGCTCAACAACATCCGCAGCACCCTGCTGACGCTTGAGACCATCAAACCTTGGCAGAAGAATCCGGACACCTATTCCAGCGGCATCACCAGCAGCGCATTCACCCTGATGGAGCGCAAGTTCGCCCCGCCCGAAACGCGGCTGCGCGCGCTGATCGCCCGCGAGAAGCAGATGCCCGCCGCACTGGCGGACGCGCACCGGAACCTCGACAACCCGCCGGCGATCTACACGCAGATCGCGTTGGAACAATTGCCCGGACTGGTGAGCTTCTTCCAGCACGACGTGCCCGAGGCCTTCGCCGACGTTCGTGATGCCGACCTCAAGCAGCAGTTCGCCGCCAGCAATGGCGCGGTGATCCAGGCCCTGCAGGATTACCAGCACTGGATGCAGAGCGACCTGCTGCCGCGCTCGCACGGCGACTTCCGCCTCGGCGCGCAGACCTACCGCGACAAGCTGAAGTACGACGAGATGGTCACCCTGCCGCTGGCCCGGCTCATCGCCATCGACACCGCCGACATGCGCGCCAACCAGCAGCAGTTCGCCAAGGTGGCGCACGAACTCGATCCCGGCAAGACGCCGCAGCAGGTGCTGGCCGAGCTGGCCGCCGACCATCCCGCGCCGGACCAGTTGCTGGGCGTGTTCCGCGACAGCCTCGGCAAGCTGGTGGCCTTCATCCGGCAGCGGCAGATCATCACGCTTCCCTCCGACGTGCTGCCCATCGTGGAGGAGACGCCGCCCTTCATGCGCGCCACCACCTTCGCCTCGATGGACACGCCCGGGCCCTACGAGACGGTGGCGAAGGAGGCCTACCTCAACGTCACCCTGCCCGACCCATCGTGGGACAAGCGGCACACCGACGAATTCATGGCGCAGTTCAGCTACCCGGTGATCAACAGCGTGGCCACGCACGAGGCTTATCCGGGCCACTACGTGCAGTTCCTGTGGATGCACCGCCTGCACGACCGCGTGCGCAAACTCTTGGGCGCGAACACCAACGTGGAGGGCTGGGCGCACTACTGCGAGCAGATGATGCTGGACGAGGGCCTGGCGCAGTATCTCTACCCGCACGACCGCCGCCAGCAACTGCTGCTGCGCCTCGGCCAATTGCAGGACGCGCTGCTGCGCAACGCGCGCTTCATCGTCGGCATCAAGCTGCACACCGGCCAGATGACGATGGACCAGGCCGTCGATTTCTTCGTGAGCGAGGGCTACCAGTCGCGCGCCGTGGGCGAAGTGGAGACCAAGCGCGGCACCAGCGACCCCACCTATCTCTACTACACGCTGGGCAAGCTGGAGATCCAGAAGCTGCGCGCCGACGTGGAGAAGCAGCAGGGCAAGAACTTCAACCTCCAACGCTTCCACGATACCTTCATGCAACAAGGCTTCGCGCCCATCGCCATTGTGCGCAAGGCCATGCTCGGGAACGATTCGCCGGTGTTGTGA
- the minE gene encoding cell division topological specificity factor MinE, which produces MGILDFLKRRPEPTAGLAKERLRIIVAHERRDRGAPDFVPLMRNELLEVIKKYVHVDIDAININVERDNGHDILELSVTLPEAKAAATPAG; this is translated from the coding sequence ATGGGCATTCTCGACTTCCTGAAGCGCCGCCCCGAGCCCACCGCCGGCCTTGCCAAGGAGCGCCTGCGCATCATCGTCGCCCACGAGCGCCGCGACCGCGGCGCGCCGGACTTCGTGCCGCTGATGCGCAACGAACTGCTCGAAGTCATCAAGAAGTACGTCCATGTCGACATCGACGCCATCAACATCAACGTCGAGCGCGACAACGGACACGACATCCTCGAACTCTCGGTGACGCTGCCCGAAGCCAAGGCCGCGGCCACGCCGGCCGGCTGA
- the minD gene encoding septum site-determining protein MinD — protein sequence MTAEIIVVTSGKGGVGKTTTSASLATGLAMAGKKVAVIDFDVGLRNLDLIMGCERRVVYDFVNVVHGEATLKQALIKDKRHDNLYVLAASQTRDKDALTQEGVEKVLEGLSEDGFDYVVCDSPAGIEKGAHLAMYFADHAVVVVNPEVSSVRDSDRILGLLASKTRRAERGGDAIKQHLLLTRYSPARVANGDMLSVKDVEEILGINVVGVIPESEQVLAASNSGVPVILDEASNAGQAYGDTVARILGEERTLRFLDVPKKGFLQRVFGG from the coding sequence TTGACCGCTGAAATCATAGTTGTCACCTCGGGCAAGGGCGGCGTCGGCAAGACCACGACCAGCGCCTCGCTCGCCACCGGCCTCGCGATGGCCGGCAAGAAGGTCGCGGTGATCGACTTCGACGTCGGCCTGCGCAATCTCGACCTGATCATGGGCTGCGAGCGCCGCGTGGTGTACGACTTCGTCAACGTCGTGCACGGCGAAGCCACGCTCAAGCAGGCGCTGATCAAGGACAAGCGCCACGACAACCTCTACGTGCTGGCCGCCAGCCAGACCCGCGACAAGGACGCGCTCACCCAGGAAGGCGTGGAGAAAGTGCTCGAAGGCCTCTCCGAAGACGGCTTCGATTACGTGGTGTGCGACTCCCCGGCCGGCATCGAGAAGGGCGCGCACCTGGCGATGTATTTCGCCGATCACGCAGTGGTGGTGGTGAACCCGGAGGTCTCCTCGGTGCGCGACTCCGACCGCATCCTCGGCCTGCTCGCCAGCAAGACCCGCCGCGCCGAACGCGGCGGCGACGCGATCAAGCAACACCTGCTGCTGACCCGCTACAGCCCGGCGCGCGTGGCCAACGGCGACATGCTCAGCGTGAAGGACGTCGAAGAAATCCTCGGCATCAACGTGGTGGGCGTGATCCCGGAATCGGAACAGGTGCTGGCCGCCTCCAACTCCGGCGTGCCGGTGATCCTCGACGAGGCCTCCAACGCCGGTCAGGCCTACGGCGACACGGTAGCCCGCATCCTCGGCGAAGAACGCACCCTGCGTTTCCTCGATGTGCCGAAGAAGGGCTTCCTGCAGCGCGTGTTCGGAGGTTGA